In Candidatus Nitrosarchaeum limnium SFB1, the following proteins share a genomic window:
- a CDS encoding hypothetical protein (hypothetical protein Nmar_0290) yields the protein MPEIWLNYGITDVVLDIRAENLEQKIDSDGKTLEDSEINEKLSSIDLTKPMELVVLHNSKSIQKIISSLFTICEQKSLPFPKILAEKKIMNLVKSGLPEGSSINEFDNIDSSSNLVFIGEMEFDGLFGYETISTRLIKKFGQESMLSAYAKRKSNLPSPGQFTESFDESKKFVDNFEINAIEIVANSQGIVDFTFGHPSETTSTTKTLESFAIKDIGHHKSMILSTGKDSSNDNLGKSLSSLWNCASAIQHGGLSILVAECKSGLGSDALQQYIEGRLSLEQLRNPTKYISGMEDLLFLSEIQKNFQIGLVSILPEYYVKKLNMISLSGIKPSLDYILKTQGPRQKVAVVIDGSRVLLR from the coding sequence ATGCCTGAAATCTGGTTAAATTATGGTATTACTGATGTTGTTTTAGATATTAGAGCAGAAAATTTAGAACAAAAAATTGATTCTGATGGTAAAACCCTAGAAGATTCTGAGATCAATGAAAAATTGAGTTCTATTGATTTGACAAAACCTATGGAATTAGTAGTTTTACATAATTCAAAATCAATTCAAAAAATCATCTCCTCATTGTTTACAATATGTGAGCAAAAATCATTACCATTTCCTAAAATATTAGCTGAGAAAAAAATCATGAATCTAGTAAAATCTGGATTGCCTGAAGGTAGTTCTATTAATGAATTTGACAATATTGATTCTAGTTCTAATCTTGTTTTTATTGGAGAAATGGAATTTGATGGTCTCTTTGGATATGAGACAATTTCTACTAGGTTAATTAAAAAATTTGGTCAGGAATCTATGCTTTCAGCATATGCAAAAAGAAAGAGCAATCTTCCATCTCCTGGACAATTTACAGAAAGTTTTGACGAATCAAAAAAGTTTGTTGATAATTTTGAAATCAATGCCATTGAAATAGTTGCAAATTCTCAAGGAATTGTTGATTTTACGTTTGGACATCCCTCAGAAACTACTTCAACTACAAAAACACTTGAATCCTTTGCAATCAAAGACATTGGTCATCATAAATCTATGATTCTAAGTACTGGAAAGGATTCAAGTAACGATAATCTTGGAAAATCTTTATCTTCTTTATGGAATTGTGCAAGCGCGATACAACATGGAGGGTTATCTATTTTAGTTGCAGAATGCAAGTCAGGGTTGGGTTCTGATGCTCTTCAACAATACATCGAAGGTAGATTAAGTCTTGAACAGCTTAGAAATCCAACAAAATACATTTCAGGAATGGAGGATTTGTTATTCTTATCGGAAATTCAAAAGAACTTTCAAATTGGATTAGTTTCGATTCTTCCAGAATATTATGTGAAAAAATTGAACATGATTTCTTTATCTGGAATAAAACCTTCCTTGGACTATATTCTAAAAACACAGGGTCCAAGACAAAAGGTTGCAGTTGTAATTGATGGTTCTAGAGTTCTATTAAGGTGA
- a CDS encoding orotate phosphoribosyltransferase, protein MEFVKEFSTFLYQKGVIKFGDFTLASGKKSSYYVDLRLVPSYPHQFRSMIKHLQNNIIDNTGLDRFDSLVSVPTGGLIIASALAIETVKPLIYVRSKPKDYGTSKSVEGQITKGMKVVMIDDVATTGGSVVNAIKSLRESDIVIEDAYVIVNRMEGAEETLKELGVKMYSLVNIIQITQALHEQKLVSDDILEKVRKQIEK, encoded by the coding sequence ATGGAATTTGTAAAAGAGTTTTCTACATTTTTGTATCAAAAAGGAGTTATAAAATTTGGAGATTTTACTCTAGCAAGTGGCAAAAAAAGTTCATACTATGTAGATTTGAGACTAGTTCCTAGTTATCCCCACCAATTCAGATCCATGATCAAACATCTACAAAATAACATCATAGATAATACAGGATTAGATCGTTTTGATTCGCTAGTATCAGTTCCCACTGGAGGTTTAATCATTGCATCAGCATTGGCAATTGAAACAGTTAAACCATTAATCTACGTAAGAAGCAAGCCAAAGGATTATGGTACTTCTAAATCAGTCGAAGGGCAAATCACCAAAGGAATGAAAGTTGTAATGATAGACGATGTTGCAACAACAGGAGGTTCTGTTGTAAATGCAATAAAATCATTAAGAGAATCAGATATAGTAATAGAAGATGCATATGTTATTGTAAACAGAATGGAAGGTGCAGAAGAAACTCTAAAAGAATTAGGAGTGAAAATGTACTCTTTAGTCAACATAATCCAAATAACACAAGCATTACACGAACAAAAACTTGTTAGCGATGATATTTTAGAAAAAGTAAGAAAACAAATTGAGAAATAA
- a CDS encoding TENA/THI-4 domain-containing protein translates to MNLIKRIDEMIEERSLLKHPFYQMWSDGKLNLDSLAGYSKEYFQLVKAVPSFMTPIIEKAPNHVINELINNQQEESDHIKSWIKFSGELRVSENELINYKGLEKTRKSVMDLSELMSTYEGGACAMYAFEKEIPKISQTKLDGLAEFYGISTEEATEYFKLHTEADIRHAASWKNILEKASSDSDNLIQIADKSISAQNLLLDSCYEAYC, encoded by the coding sequence ATGAATCTAATAAAACGAATCGACGAAATGATTGAAGAAAGAAGTTTACTTAAACATCCATTCTATCAGATGTGGTCTGATGGAAAACTAAATCTGGATTCTTTAGCTGGTTATTCTAAAGAATACTTTCAACTTGTTAAAGCAGTACCATCATTTATGACTCCTATTATAGAAAAAGCTCCAAATCACGTGATTAATGAATTGATAAATAATCAACAAGAAGAATCTGATCACATCAAATCTTGGATTAAATTTTCTGGAGAACTTAGAGTTTCAGAAAATGAATTAATTAATTACAAAGGATTAGAAAAAACTAGAAAATCTGTTATGGATTTATCTGAGTTGATGAGCACCTATGAGGGTGGAGCATGTGCAATGTATGCCTTTGAAAAAGAAATTCCTAAAATCAGTCAAACAAAACTTGATGGATTGGCAGAATTTTATGGTATATCTACAGAAGAGGCAACAGAATACTTTAAACTTCATACTGAGGCTGATATTCGACATGCAGCTTCTTGGAAAAATATTCTTGAAAAAGCATCAAGTGATTCTGATAATTTGATTCAGATTGCAGACAAATCTATTTCTGCACAAAATCTATTACTTGATAGTTGTTATGAAGCATATTGTTAA
- a CDS encoding polyprenyl synthetase, with amino-acid sequence MDRKNIEINPLLETYGKYINKINQALDRELSLYSESEFIEPLRYSLEGGKRIRPIILSLAAESVGKIDDNTLAASCAVEFLHMESIIHDDIIDNETMRRQREPFHIKYGYNTSVLTGDFVLGLILAISSRLDNARITKDLATTAMLMSEGEMIESRLESSEDVTFDDYLKVIEYKTATAFEVAARIGAIIASGSEEEIEALTEYGKNIGIAYQIRDDLLDWKNEDKLFNLLIKKSSDPRDVFNKMEELLKKYSDKARTSLRKIPNNDAKINLDNLIKFTTFKA; translated from the coding sequence TTGGACAGGAAAAATATCGAGATTAATCCTTTACTTGAAACATATGGAAAGTATATCAATAAAATTAACCAGGCATTAGATAGAGAATTATCATTATACTCAGAATCAGAATTCATTGAGCCATTAAGATATTCACTAGAGGGAGGGAAAAGAATTAGGCCAATCATCCTATCTTTGGCTGCTGAAAGTGTAGGAAAAATAGATGATAATACTTTAGCAGCATCTTGTGCTGTAGAGTTTTTACACATGGAATCTATTATTCATGATGATATCATAGACAACGAAACTATGAGAAGGCAGAGAGAGCCATTTCATATTAAATATGGATATAACACCAGTGTTCTAACTGGAGATTTTGTATTGGGTTTGATTCTTGCGATTTCATCAAGATTAGACAATGCAAGAATTACAAAAGATTTGGCAACTACTGCCATGTTGATGAGTGAAGGAGAAATGATTGAAAGTAGATTAGAAAGTAGCGAAGATGTAACTTTTGATGACTATCTTAAGGTAATTGAATACAAAACTGCTACAGCATTTGAAGTTGCTGCTAGAATAGGTGCAATTATTGCAAGTGGAAGTGAAGAAGAGATAGAAGCACTTACAGAATATGGGAAAAATATAGGAATTGCGTATCAAATAAGAGATGATTTGTTAGATTGGAAAAACGAAGATAAATTATTTAATTTACTAATCAAGAAGAGTTCTGATCCAAGAGATGTTTTTAATAAAATGGAAGAACTTCTAAAAAAATATTCAGATAAAGCTAGAACTAGTTTAAGAAAAATTCCAAATAATGATGCAAAAATAAATTTGGATAATCTAATAAAATTTACAACGTTTAAGGCATAA
- a CDS encoding proton-translocating NADH-quinone oxidoreductase, chain N, whose protein sequence is MLEITSTPLVIIAILGTVGVLLPIISIARKEKGSNSFYAIIAFAALIVSIGYVAYQFINDNVLPSALFSEDVLVDDAFGGFFAIAMLIVAIFTTIGSFNYMRKKNYPAVYYSLILLSTIGMVLVAYSTDLVMLFVAWELMSIPTYVLVGFMKKNPSSNEAALKYFLFGALSSAIIVYGISLSYGLTGSTNIGEVIQGYATLDASLLPLALLSVGMFIAGFGFKMGLVPFHQWLPDTYEGAPPTITTLLAAGTKKAGFAATIRIVVLGMVVLNLDWTLALGVIAVMTMTIGNIAAIMQKNLARMLAYSSIAHAGYILIGLAVSPYSSLGLQGSLYQILNHAVMKGMAFIAVTGIVTTLAVTHIDKLKGLGRRMPITAFGLVISLFALAGVPPLAGFWSKLMLFGGALDAGSTIWWAPWLAIAGVLNSALSLAYYGWITRKMYFEGETEKRVREPKSIIAIMVFSIIFLVGFGVYPDPIIKFVEFAAPTFSLGIMP, encoded by the coding sequence ATGTTAGAAATCACTTCAACTCCATTGGTAATAATTGCAATACTTGGTACTGTAGGTGTTTTGTTACCTATTATCAGCATTGCAAGAAAGGAAAAGGGTTCAAACTCATTTTATGCAATTATAGCATTTGCAGCATTAATCGTATCAATTGGATATGTTGCATATCAATTCATAAATGATAATGTACTTCCTTCAGCTCTCTTTTCAGAAGATGTTCTTGTAGATGATGCATTTGGTGGATTCTTTGCAATTGCAATGTTAATTGTTGCAATTTTCACTACAATTGGCTCATTTAATTACATGCGAAAAAAGAATTATCCTGCTGTTTACTACTCCTTGATACTACTTTCAACAATTGGTATGGTGTTAGTGGCATATTCTACTGATTTGGTAATGCTTTTTGTTGCTTGGGAGCTTATGAGTATTCCAACATACGTTCTTGTTGGATTTATGAAAAAGAATCCAAGCTCAAATGAAGCAGCACTAAAGTATTTCTTGTTTGGAGCATTATCTTCTGCAATTATTGTTTATGGAATTTCATTATCTTATGGATTAACTGGTTCAACAAATATTGGCGAAGTTATTCAGGGTTATGCTACTCTTGATGCTTCATTATTGCCTTTAGCATTGTTATCAGTTGGAATGTTTATCGCAGGATTTGGATTTAAGATGGGTTTGGTGCCATTCCATCAATGGTTACCTGATACATATGAAGGTGCACCACCAACAATTACAACTCTTCTTGCAGCTGGAACAAAGAAAGCTGGATTTGCAGCAACAATTAGAATAGTTGTTCTAGGAATGGTGGTGCTTAATCTTGATTGGACTTTAGCTCTTGGAGTTATTGCAGTTATGACAATGACTATTGGTAACATTGCTGCAATAATGCAAAAAAATCTTGCAAGAATGTTAGCTTACTCTAGTATTGCTCATGCTGGCTATATTTTGATTGGACTTGCAGTTTCTCCTTACAGCTCACTTGGTCTACAAGGCTCTCTCTATCAAATTTTGAATCATGCTGTGATGAAAGGCATGGCTTTCATAGCAGTAACTGGAATAGTAACAACTCTTGCCGTAACTCATATCGATAAACTCAAAGGACTTGGTAGAAGAATGCCTATAACCGCATTTGGATTAGTGATCTCCTTATTTGCTTTAGCTGGTGTTCCTCCACTTGCTGGATTTTGGAGTAAACTAATGTTATTTGGTGGTGCATTAGATGCCGGCTCAACTATTTGGTGGGCACCATGGCTTGCAATTGCTGGTGTTTTAAACAGCGCACTATCCTTAGCCTACTATGGTTGGATTACAAGAAAAATGTACTTTGAAGGAGAAACTGAAAAAAGAGTACGCGAACCAAAATCTATAATTGCAATAATGGTATTCTCTATAATATTCCTAGTTGGATTCGGTGTTTATCCAGATCCAATTATTAAATTTGTAGAGTTTGCTGCACCTACATTTAGCTTAGGTATTATGCCTTAA
- a CDS encoding proton-translocating NADH-quinone oxidoreductase, chain L — protein MATEMLGLSLEAGASSAWLIWILPFIAALIIPAIGKMSKRATGFVAVGFALMSALSALSLLPIALEAHEVHDQISWINSIGLKAGVLADPLAVIMANVVGWISFLIMIYSTGYMKGDKSITRFWFWMMFFIGSMQLIVLSDNLLQVFFGWEGVGLASYALISFWYRDKKKDHVGTEGRTVLGLLDYYSPTHAGMKAFIMTKVGDVMMIAGMLLIFLFAGTFGFRELMHDTAWATTMSAQGLLIPAFVLLFGGAVGKSAQFPLNEWLLEAMTGPTAVSALIHAATMVKAGVFLVMRLAPLVFALSAAGILADQFFEIILLVGATTALLLGLQGMVNSEIKKVLAYSTGSQIGYMMMVLGIAGLSQQFVNGYTAGFFHLISHAMFKASLFMAAGSLLHVVGSRFMTDMGGLRKHMKKTYAFMWAAGLGLMGAPFITTGFWSKDSIFGAIYTSGHEWAMPVFAIAVLTAVVTAFYTTRMLGLVFYGPKSKHIQKMEEEGHHIHEAPSSMWIPYGILAVLTIGIGIIGLSFEGGLHELFTNYLEETFGIHSIHHEIENSILPGFLDGINPVALAASLSAFGIGTGLGYIFYIGRWVDPVKFVNSNIFFYAIHKVILNRFYLNAIVYWCFVVAPLWLSRGVFRYFEKTAIDYGMNNGFQKAVSWSAKVVQGTQTGVAQSYLFVFGAGLLFVILILLI, from the coding sequence ATGGCAACTGAGATGTTAGGTTTATCATTAGAAGCAGGTGCATCAAGTGCTTGGTTAATTTGGATACTGCCATTCATTGCTGCTTTGATAATACCAGCTATTGGAAAAATGTCAAAACGTGCAACCGGATTTGTTGCAGTTGGTTTTGCTTTGATGAGTGCGCTATCTGCATTATCTTTATTGCCAATTGCATTGGAAGCTCATGAAGTACATGATCAAATATCTTGGATTAATTCTATCGGTCTAAAAGCAGGTGTTCTTGCTGATCCACTTGCAGTGATCATGGCAAATGTTGTTGGTTGGATTTCATTTCTAATTATGATTTACAGTACAGGATACATGAAAGGTGACAAATCCATAACAAGATTTTGGTTCTGGATGATGTTCTTTATTGGTTCAATGCAATTAATTGTTTTATCTGATAATTTACTACAAGTATTCTTTGGTTGGGAAGGTGTAGGACTTGCTTCATATGCATTGATTAGCTTTTGGTATCGTGATAAAAAGAAAGATCACGTTGGTACCGAAGGAAGAACTGTTCTTGGTCTTTTAGATTATTATTCACCAACTCATGCTGGTATGAAGGCATTCATTATGACAAAAGTCGGTGATGTTATGATGATTGCAGGTATGCTCTTGATATTCTTGTTTGCAGGAACATTTGGATTTAGAGAATTAATGCATGATACTGCTTGGGCAACAACAATGTCTGCACAAGGTCTCTTAATTCCTGCATTTGTCTTATTATTTGGTGGAGCTGTAGGTAAATCTGCTCAATTCCCACTTAACGAATGGCTTTTAGAAGCAATGACTGGTCCAACAGCTGTTTCTGCTTTGATTCACGCAGCAACAATGGTAAAAGCAGGTGTTTTCTTGGTTATGCGACTTGCACCTTTAGTTTTTGCATTAAGTGCAGCTGGAATTTTAGCAGATCAATTTTTTGAAATAATTCTTCTTGTTGGTGCAACTACTGCTCTTCTCTTAGGACTTCAAGGAATGGTTAATTCTGAAATCAAGAAAGTTCTCGCTTACTCTACTGGTTCACAGATTGGTTACATGATGATGGTTCTAGGTATTGCAGGATTGTCACAACAATTTGTTAATGGATATACTGCTGGATTCTTTCATCTAATTTCACATGCAATGTTTAAGGCATCATTGTTTATGGCTGCCGGTTCATTGCTTCATGTGGTTGGTTCTAGATTTATGACAGATATGGGTGGATTACGCAAACATATGAAAAAGACTTATGCGTTTATGTGGGCTGCAGGCCTTGGATTGATGGGAGCTCCATTTATCACAACTGGTTTCTGGAGTAAAGATTCTATTTTTGGTGCTATCTATACATCTGGTCATGAATGGGCAATGCCAGTATTTGCAATTGCAGTTTTAACTGCTGTAGTCACAGCATTTTATACAACAAGAATGTTGGGCTTGGTATTTTATGGTCCAAAAAGTAAACATATCCAAAAAATGGAAGAAGAAGGCCATCATATTCATGAAGCCCCATCATCAATGTGGATTCCATATGGCATTCTTGCAGTATTGACAATTGGAATTGGTATCATAGGTTTATCATTTGAAGGGGGATTGCATGAATTGTTTACAAATTATCTTGAAGAGACATTTGGAATTCATTCTATACATCACGAAATAGAAAATTCAATACTTCCTGGATTCTTAGATGGAATTAACCCTGTTGCATTAGCAGCTTCATTATCTGCTTTCGGAATTGGAACTGGGTTAGGATACATATTCTATATCGGTAGATGGGTTGATCCTGTGAAATTTGTAAATTCAAATATTTTCTTTTATGCAATTCATAAAGTTATTTTGAATCGTTTTTACCTTAATGCGATTGTCTATTGGTGCTTTGTTGTAGCTCCGTTATGGCTCTCACGAGGTGTTTTCCGATATTTTGAAAAGACTGCTATTGACTATGGAATGAATAATGGATTCCAAAAAGCAGTAAGCTGGAGTGCCAAAGTTGTTCAAGGAACTCAAACTGGTGTAGCACAATCTTATCTATTTGTATTTGGAGCGGGATTACTATTTGTAATCCTGATATTGTTGATATAG
- a CDS encoding proton-translocating NADH-quinone oxidoreductase, chain M: MEFALLQAVFLPLLLSPVAYIIGRKVGPAPAMWFTFGLLLYTTVLVILSALSGTTEEHYPWTEQFGEFGFLLDGLASPFAIMIYVLSTILVLYSKPYMIHRFHEQFEEEHQEITSTTGHSTIIESSSLSNYVNAKSGLYFALYLVFAMGMLGTVLSTNLIEFYVFFEVMLIPGFFLVALWGAGPRRKIGLMFLFWTHAGAVVLLLGFLMIGLSIGSFDFTDIDESKIPHDILLLSAIAISIGLGVKLAVFMFHIWLPWVHGSAPTPISALLSPAMIGIGAYGIFRLIVELLPNIFADLSIWFHIWGLVTMIYGGAMALMQDDIKRLLAYSSISQMGYILFGIGSMSVLGLSGAEMMYVTHALGKGILFMMAGILIVKVGTRSISQLGGLAGKMPITAVCAVIGALTIMGVPPTSGFMGEWTLFYGALETAIKEGSTVRAVTFGLGLVATALTMSYILWMLKRVFFGKLPVNLENVKEGSWYMTAPMMVLAGFTIVLGIYPDIFFNQIIPYMNGVLGA; this comes from the coding sequence ATGGAATTTGCACTTTTACAGGCAGTTTTCTTGCCCTTGCTATTATCTCCAGTCGCTTATATCATTGGAAGAAAGGTGGGTCCTGCACCTGCAATGTGGTTTACATTTGGACTGTTACTCTACACTACTGTTCTAGTAATTTTATCTGCATTAAGTGGTACTACTGAAGAGCATTATCCATGGACTGAGCAATTTGGTGAATTTGGTTTCTTGTTGGATGGCTTGGCCTCTCCATTTGCAATTATGATTTATGTACTTAGCACAATCTTGGTGCTTTATTCAAAACCATATATGATTCACAGATTTCATGAACAATTTGAAGAAGAACATCAAGAGATTACATCAACTACTGGACATTCAACAATCATTGAATCCTCATCTCTTTCAAATTATGTAAATGCAAAATCTGGACTTTACTTTGCTCTTTATCTTGTTTTTGCAATGGGCATGCTTGGTACTGTTCTATCTACAAACTTGATTGAATTTTATGTATTCTTTGAGGTAATGTTAATCCCTGGTTTCTTTTTAGTTGCTCTTTGGGGTGCTGGTCCACGAAGAAAAATTGGTTTGATGTTCTTGTTTTGGACTCATGCAGGTGCAGTTGTTTTGTTATTAGGATTTTTAATGATAGGCCTTTCAATTGGAAGTTTTGATTTTACTGATATTGATGAATCAAAAATTCCACACGATATTCTGTTACTTTCAGCAATTGCAATTTCAATTGGCCTTGGAGTCAAGCTTGCTGTATTCATGTTTCACATCTGGCTTCCATGGGTTCACGGTTCAGCACCAACTCCTATCAGTGCATTACTATCACCTGCAATGATTGGTATTGGGGCTTATGGTATTTTCAGATTAATTGTTGAATTGCTACCAAATATATTTGCTGATCTTTCTATATGGTTCCACATTTGGGGTCTTGTTACTATGATCTATGGAGGTGCAATGGCACTGATGCAAGATGACATTAAGCGATTACTTGCATATTCTAGTATCAGCCAAATGGGTTACATTCTATTTGGAATTGGATCCATGTCTGTTTTGGGATTGTCAGGTGCTGAAATGATGTATGTAACACACGCATTAGGTAAAGGCATCCTCTTCATGATGGCTGGAATTTTGATTGTAAAAGTTGGTACAAGAAGTATTTCTCAATTAGGTGGATTAGCTGGTAAGATGCCTATCACCGCAGTTTGTGCAGTAATAGGTGCATTGACAATAATGGGAGTTCCGCCAACTAGTGGTTTTATGGGTGAGTGGACTCTGTTTTATGGTGCATTAGAAACTGCGATTAAAGAAGGCTCAACTGTAAGAGCAGTAACATTTGGGTTAGGTCTTGTTGCAACAGCATTAACCATGTCTTACATTCTTTGGATGCTAAAACGTGTATTCTTTGGTAAACTCCCAGTAAATCTTGAGAACGTCAAAGAAGGAAGCTGGTACATGACAGCTCCGATGATGGTACTTGCAGGATTTACAATCGTTCTTGGAATTTATCCTGACATATTCTTTAATCAAATAATTCCTTACATGAATGGAGTTTTGGGGGCTTAG
- a CDS encoding NADH-ubiquinone oxidoreductase chain 4L, whose translation MSNELIDFVLVSIALLGIGIYGLSVKRNAIRMLFAVEIIINAANLNLVAFGRFIPDSGGQTLALFSIAIAAAEVAVGLSLIIVAYRMYQNIDIADFRSLKG comes from the coding sequence ATGAGCAACGAACTGATTGATTTTGTTTTAGTATCTATTGCCTTGTTGGGCATTGGTATCTATGGTTTATCTGTAAAAAGAAATGCTATTCGAATGTTATTTGCAGTTGAAATAATTATTAATGCTGCAAATCTTAATTTGGTTGCTTTTGGAAGATTCATACCAGATAGTGGTGGTCAAACACTTGCATTGTTTTCAATTGCAATTGCTGCCGCAGAAGTAGCAGTTGGTCTTTCATTGATTATTGTAGCATATCGTATGTATCAAAATATTGACATCGCTGACTTTAGGAGTTTGAAAGGATAA
- a CDS encoding NADH-ubiquinone/plastoquinone oxidoreductase chain 6, giving the protein MADVTFLALSVITIGSAIAALEMRSLIYGSIALMGTLGGIAGFFLLLDSPFVAMFQLAVYVGSIAVLILFTVMLVKRELIFKKIEDKRRKFVGIALMLVFMVALGSIIMDSGIKSITTNEPAVDFRNIGADFLTYYWPALILMALILTGSVTGALVLARREDVENEQRTD; this is encoded by the coding sequence ATGGCTGATGTTACATTTCTTGCATTATCTGTAATCACAATTGGTTCGGCAATAGCTGCATTAGAAATGAGATCTTTAATTTATGGTTCAATTGCTTTGATGGGAACTCTTGGTGGAATCGCAGGATTCTTTTTGCTTTTGGATTCACCATTTGTTGCAATGTTTCAATTAGCAGTTTATGTAGGTTCTATTGCAGTTTTAATTTTGTTTACTGTGATGTTAGTAAAAAGAGAGTTAATATTTAAGAAAATTGAGGATAAAAGAAGAAAATTTGTTGGAATTGCGTTGATGCTTGTATTTATGGTTGCTTTAGGTTCCATCATAATGGACTCTGGTATCAAATCAATAACTACCAATGAGCCGGCAGTTGATTTTAGAAATATTGGTGCTGACTTCTTAACTTATTATTGGCCAGCTTTAATTCTGATGGCTCTAATTTTAACAGGTTCAGTTACTGGTGCACTAGTTTTAGCAAGAAGAGAGGATGTAGAGAATGAGCAACGAACTGATTGA
- a CDS encoding 4Fe-4S ferredoxin iron-sulfur binding domain-containing protein: protein MNTASGIIKALNSGIKHIAIKRFTLRYPEEKLKFVGDGYQFDPSTGVGIAGYKGRHMLFHDHCTGCQLCSIACEGVAEAIAMVKVPEEHKQNKKAIMPQIDYGKCVFCGLCVDACPFYALYMTNDYELSSFSKEGLIYTPAQLQVKPYVSQDSEIKITDRGATHG, encoded by the coding sequence ATGAACACAGCATCTGGAATTATCAAGGCATTAAATTCGGGAATAAAACATATAGCTATTAAGCGATTTACATTACGATATCCTGAAGAGAAACTAAAATTTGTTGGAGATGGTTATCAATTTGATCCATCTACCGGTGTTGGAATTGCAGGATACAAAGGTCGTCATATGTTATTTCACGATCATTGTACTGGTTGTCAATTATGCTCCATTGCATGTGAGGGTGTGGCCGAAGCAATTGCAATGGTAAAAGTTCCAGAAGAACATAAACAAAATAAAAAAGCAATAATGCCGCAAATCGATTATGGTAAATGTGTATTTTGTGGATTATGTGTGGACGCATGTCCATTTTATGCATTGTATATGACAAATGATTATGAACTTTCTTCATTCAGTAAGGAGGGTTTGATTTACACTCCCGCTCAACTACAAGTAAAACCATATGTCTCTCAAGATTCAGAAATAAAAATTACTGATAGAGGTGCTACACATGGCTGA